The Lemur catta isolate mLemCat1 chromosome 6, mLemCat1.pri, whole genome shotgun sequence sequence AAGGTGGTATACCCATTCCTAGGAAACACAAAGCTGATCCTTGCAACAAGTAGCAAAAATCTAATAGgggaaatgagaattaaaaagagTTATAAGATGTGTCAgagccaaggcacagagaagcacTTGTAGTATTTGATGAAAGGAAAGATCACTTTTGAAGGCACTCTGGAGATCTTATTTGAGCTTTTTGAAGAATGGCATAGAAGGCATagttgaaaataaagaattttaggCAGTGGGTTCCAAATTAATGAATAAGTTCAGTTCAGGCCCTGTGAAAAttgtgaaaagaatttttatCCTAATCCCTAAAAAGGGTTAGGAAGGAAAGCAGAATGGTTGTTATTCTAAGTGGTTTTGGGTAGTCTTTtctatcttgaaataaaaattataagaatgtttaaacctaaatatttttatttctttagatacTGAGGACAGCATGAATGATCACGAAGACACAAATGGTTCAAAAGAAAGTTTTAGAGAACAAGATATATATCTTCCAATTGCAAATGTGGCTAGGATAATGAAAAATGCCATACCTCAAACGGGAAAGGTAACATAGGGGAGAAATTTAACTAGATTTTTGGGGGGAGCTGTAAAACTGTGAATATACAGTTCAAGAATACAGTTAGCTATTGATTTCCATCATTCAGCCTTTCAGcaaatcaaatatttctttcatttctacatATTCAGTGACTGAACAGTGTTTCATTTTCAGTTCTTAGTCCCCAAATGCTCCACATCCCCCACTTACAGAAGCAGATAAAATAGAATCAAGaatcttttttattaaagtaGGTACATCATCAGACCTATCAGGTTTGGGCATAGGAAATTGTAATTTCTATAATGTTATAGCAAATTTAGGTCCTATTGGACTGATAAAGGTGTGGTAAGgattttctcaaaaaaatcctGGTGTTTGGAAATAgctatttttacataattatagaTATTAACATTCACATTTCAACTGGTCTGGTTTTTTTAAGTGGTTTTGTcttagaacaatttttaaaaactcattgtCACTAGTCTCACCTGGTCTGAAAAGTCACACTTTTTATATTGTTGTATATTACATAGTAacctttctgttattttattatagcTTATAAAAGTACTTATGAAAAGGCTTACAAATAAAGATACTATTCAAATACATCCTAAGCCTGAAGTTCCTATATGAGAAGTCCTCCTTACATTTGTTTTAAGGGAACAAAAGTGTAACTGCCGATTATTGCTTCACACGGGCCAAGGGCCGCACTGTGCGGTTCtgtagccactagccacgtgcTGTGGAACACTCGACATGTGGCCAGtgtgaattgagatgtgctgtaaataCAAAGCACGCCAGATTTTGAAGGTTTAGtatgaagaaaagaattaaaatatctcattttaaaatcgATTCTATgtttaaatgataataatttggatatattgggttaagtagactatattattaaaatgaattttacttgtttcttttttctaacatggctactagaaaatctaaaattatatatgtggctcacattatattctATCGCTTGACTGCATTTATGCAACTCTTGTTTACTTTCTACAGTATGTAAACTAGGCATGGAGGTGAAAGACAGTGTGTTGTAGCAGGGTTTTGAGTGGTGTTCCTGTTACAGGTATCTCTGGAATTGCATCAGTCCATTAGAGTTTGACTTTTAGACCCTAGACCCTTAagggaagaaatgtttttaaatataatgaggTAGCAGGTGGATGCTTCTTAGGCAGGCTTTTTGGTAAACTCAAAACCTGTACCTGACACTGTGTATCcttaataataaaaagtcaaGTTACCATATGTCgttatttcactctttttctaAGCCTTACGTGAATTtagtttttgagtttttattttgttctttattttctagtgTCCTCATTCATGAAATGCTAGAGTAGACAAGTGGTACCTACATCTGGAGGCCATAGTATATAGACAATGGGATTGATTTTCCAGGGGCACTTGGTTAGTAAGAGTTTACATTTTGTCTGGGGTGGTAGGAACATTCAgtgattgcttttgttttttttgagatggagtgtcgctttgttgccctggctagagtgagtgccgtggcgtcagcctagctcacagcaacctcaaactcctgggcttaagggatcctcctgcctcagcctcccgagtagctgggactacaggcatgcgccaccatgcccggctaatttttgctatatatattttagttggccagataacttctttctattcttagtagagacggggtctcgctcttgctcaggctgatcttgaactcctgaccttgagcaatccacccgcctcggcctcccagagtgctaggattacaggcgtgagccaccgtgcccggcagtGATTGCTTTTTTATATCTAAATTATAATCGTTTTCTGTGAATAGTTGTTAAAGCTTCTCTCTCATGTATTCAGGTTTTTATTATGACTCTGAGGGTTAGAATTTTGATAGCAAACATTGTGTTAATGTTATTAGCATGTATTTCAGAGATTAAAGATTAAGTCATAAACTGAAAGGTGTGTTCTTCTGAAtagccttttatttttccaggttGTTAGGAAGGTGATGGTTATATTCCCTGCAAATTTACCTAGGCTTTTTCTCTTCAGATTGCAAAAGATGCCAAAGAATGTGTTCAAGAATGTGTAAGTGAGTTCATCAGCTTTATAACATCTGAAGCCAGTGAAAGATGCCATCAAGAGAAGCGGAAAACAATCAATGGAGAGGATATTCTCTTTGCCATGTCTACCTTAGGCTTCGACAGTTATGTGGAACCTCTGAAATTATACCTTCAGAAATTTAGAGAGGTAAATAAAATGTCTCCCATTATGCTCT is a genomic window containing:
- the NFYB gene encoding nuclear transcription factor Y subunit beta isoform X1: MTMDGDSSTTDASQLGISADYIGGSHYVIQPHDDTEDSMNDHEDTNGSKESFREQDIYLPIANVARIMKNAIPQTGKIAKDAKECVQECVSEFISFITSEASERCHQEKRKTINGEDILFAMSTLGFDSYVEPLKLYLQKFREAMKGEKGIGGAVTATDGLSEELTEEAFTNQLPAGLITTDGQQQNVMVYTTSYQQISGVQQIQFS
- the NFYB gene encoding nuclear transcription factor Y subunit beta isoform X2; translation: MDGDSSTTDASQLGISADYIGGSHYVIQPHDDTEDSMNDHEDTNGSKESFREQDIYLPIANVARIMKNAIPQTGKIAKDAKECVQECVSEFISFITSEASERCHQEKRKTINGEDILFAMSTLGFDSYVEPLKLYLQKFREAMKGEKGIGGAVTATDGLSEELTEEAFTNQLPAGLITTDGQQQNVMVYTTSYQQISGVQQIQFS